A stretch of DNA from Thermococcus sp. Bubb.Bath:
CGGTGATACTGCTGACAGTGAGGGCCCTTGGAATCGGCGTTGGTTCAGTGGTCCTCGGCCTGTCAGCGGTTATAGGCATGATCCTGGGCTTCGGCATGCAGGACACCCTCACCAACCTGGCAGCAGGCGTGTGGATTGCAGCCCTCAGGCCGATTGACATGGGTGAGGTCGTTGAGGTCGCCGGAAAGGTCGGCAAGGTCAACGCCGTTGGCATAATGAGCACTGAACTCATGACTCCGGACAACGTGCTCATAACGATCCCCAACAAGCTCGTCTGGGGGAGTGTCATAACCAACTACACCAGGATGCCGACGAGGAGGGTAAGCGTTGATGTTGGTGTTGCATACGGAACGGACCTCGATAGGGCGGTAAAGATAGCTATGGAGCTTATGGAGAACCACCCGAAGGTGCTCAAAGACCCGGCTCCAGGCGTGGCAATAACCGGCCTCGGGGATTCGTCAATAAACCTTCAGTTAAGGGCTTGGACGAAGACGGAGGACTTCTGGGACGTTAAGGGCTACCTCACGAAGGCAGTCTACGAAGCATACATGAAAGAGGGGATAGAAATCCCCTTCCCACAGATGGACGTTCACGTGAGGGAGATGCCGAAGTGAAGGCTTTCCTTGTTTTTATTTTCTCTTTTCCTTCTTTTCCTTAGGTATCGAGGGGATATGCCTCCGACCGCTGAAATTCTGAAGAAAAATAAACGGTTGTCACGCGAGAGCTTAAACATCCAAGAGCTAACCGAGCATGGAATCGAGAAACAGCATCACGTAGAAGCCGAGGAAAAAGCCGAGGGTAACGAGCGTCTCGTTCTCCTCCCTTTTGTATATCTCGGGTACCATCTCCTTCACAGTGACGTAGAGCATCGCTCCACCGGCCATTCCAAGCCCATAGGGAAGCAGGGAGTGGAAGACCGTGAAGAGGAACGCCCCGAGGATGACCATCACCATCTCGGCAACGCCGCTCAGCGCTCCCATTACGATGGGCATAAGGCGCTTCTTCTGGAGTGTGGCAAGGGGGAGCGAGACGACCGTCCCCTCCGGAAAATCCTGGATTCCTATTGCTATCGCCGTTATGAGACCTGTCTCAAGGTTGTAGACGAGCGAAGTCCCCACTGCCATTCCCTCTGGTAGGTTGTGGATGATGACGGCTAGAACGATGAGCCACACAACGTGAAGCCTCTCCTTGAACTCCTTCGGCCCTTCGTAGCCCTTGACGAGGTGCTCGTGGGGGATGAAGCGGTCTATGATGTAGATGAGCAGAACGCCGAGGAGAATCCCAACGCCCGCGGGCATGAAGCTCCCAGTCGATTCTATCGCCGGGAGGATGAGACTTGTGAAGCTCGCCACTATCATGACACCGGCGGCAAAAGAAAGGCTGACGTCGACTCCCCAGTCAGGCATTCTGTGGGCGAAAATCGCGAGCAGGGCACCGAGAGTCGTCATCACCGCCACGAAGATTCCGGCATAGACCGCCACCATCAGGAGACTGCCACCTGAGATGGATAGAAGCCATGATGAAAGGTTGGCTATTAATCCCTCGAGCATTTTAGGTTCACGTAAAAATATTAGGATAGCAAAATTCTATAAAGCTTTCGCTCTGGGGCTCATTCCTCGCAAAATTAAGTGAAAGGGCTCACGGCCCAACATGCATCATCTGGCCGTACATCTCCCAGTCAAGGAGGAGCTCGTACTCGGCCTTCAGGTTGTAGTAGTGGCCCCACTCCATGTCGCTCAAATAACGCATGAGCCTCTTCTTCTCCTCGGTGTTCACCATCTCCTCAAGCTTCGCATAGAAGTTGGCCGCTATCTCCTCGGCCTTCATGGCCCAGCGGATTAGGTCGATGATGTCCTGCACGCCGTTGAGCTCCCTCGCAACGGGCTGGAGCTCCGGCCCTATGTGCTCCTTGGGGAAGATGACCTCCTTTCCCGGGAACATGTTGGCGTAGATTTTCCTCAAAAGCTCCTCGTGCTTCTTCTCTTCTCCAGCGAGCCACTCTATTTTCTCCCTAAGCTCCTGGATATCTATCCTCTCGGCAAGGCTCTCGTAGAACTTCCTCGCACCTATCTCAGCCTTGACGGCCATTCCGAGAAGCTCCTCAAGGGAGAAGTCCTTCATCTTTTCGAGGGGAAGCCCCTCATCAAGCTCCTGCGGAACCATCTTCACCACCCCACTCTTCGAGCAAAAGTCCAATCTCATTATAGAGTTCAACCCTCTTAAACCCTTCCTTTTTGAGAACCTCTATCGTGTCCCGCAGGATTCTCCGCTGGACGTTCACAGCCAAAGCCTGACAGAAGTGGCACTCCGGCGTTGAGCGTGCAAGGAGAAAGAATGCCTGAACTAGAGAACCCTTAACTGTCACACCGTAGAGGAGGCCCTCGTCGACAATGTTGAGTTCTGTCTCAGGGTCTACGACGGATCTGAGAAGGCTAACCACCCGCTTGACCTCTGGCGGGAGGTCTTCTCTGGGGCCGCGCTTGGGCTTTTTCTCGGGCCTTTTGAAGATTCCGAGGAGTCCCAACTCAGCCGCCCCCAATGTCTTCGGCTCTGTACCCTCTCCTGTTCTCGAAGACCCCAACGGGGTTGTTCTTGAGGTCGTAGACGTAGACGTTCTCAAACTTCACGAGGGCAAAGCGCTCTATTATGTCGCCGATGATTTTCGAGTACGCTATGGCGCTCTCGCCGGTTATGTTGTACTCGGCGTGGCTCTCAAAGTTGAGCCACACCTTAAGCGTGTCTCCGCTTACCTCAAGGCCTGCCACAACACCGGAGTCCAGTATGTCCCCGCTGGTTATCGGGTCGGTTATCTTTGCCAATTCTTCAAGAACGGGCTTGTAATGTTCGGGCCACTCTCGGTCGGGCATGTAAACCTTCATTCTCCTTCACCCGTTGGAACTTCTTTTGAACAGTTATAAGCCTTCCTGGGCAGTTTTGGGGAGTCTTTGTCTTGCCACGAAATGCAGTTTTACAAGGGTATAGAGCCAGAGGAGCTGGGAAAGCAGGTACAAAAGGGGAAGATACGCAGTGCCGTGCTTCCAGGCGTTCAGAAGGACGAAAATTGCAAAGAGCCATGCCGCTGCCCGTGAAATCCGTGATATCTCCGAGGGGGAGTGAACGTAGAACGCCACCGCGTTCATCAGGAGGATTATTGATACAGCGGAAAACACCTGGGCTATGGCTAGATAGTCCCCTTTGGTGAAGATGAGTGAGAGCACTACCGCTACTATCTGCAACAGCATTTCTAGGCTCGCCCTGACGAGCCCGCTCTCCGAAAGGGCGTATCCTATAAGGACTGGGCCTACTATGAGCGCCCAGACGATCATGTGGCCTTCCTCATTGATAATTGGGGGTATAAATCCAACGGCAGTTAACAAGCCTCCGAGGAGAATGAGCCACGAAAGCTTCCTCTTTCCGACCCTGAACTTCTCAACAAGTCTTGAGAGGTTCCAAGTTAGAATTATGCCGGCGAGAACCATTACTCCACCTACACCCATTATTCCAGAATAAAGATCTATCAAATCATCACCAGCTTGGTTTTGTTCATGGATAACCTAGTGCCATGGAGGGTAATAAACCTTCGCATTTGTTCTGAGAGAGCCGCCCCATCATGTTCAAAGAGACTAGCTTTGGTTAATGGGGGGAAGTCTGGCAACATAATGGCCATCACCTAACGCTCATCACGTTTTCCACTATCACCAGTATCAGGAGGAGTGCCCCCGTGTACAGAAAAGTGGATAGCCCCACGAAACCCAGAATGAGTGAGAGTGCCGAGAGGAGGGCCATCGTCCCTGAAGTGAGGAGAGGGGATTTGATCTCCGTTCCGAAGATCATCTCCAGTGAACTGAACCTAATCGCCGCTGTCCCAAGGATTATTAAAAGGCCAGCTTCAAAGTGGAGGAAACTTCCGGTAACCGCAACCGTTAGTAGGACGAGAGAGGTAATCAACCCAAAGAGCCAGTACATTGCTTTCTTTCCCGTATTTGTTGAGACAAAGCGCTCTATCTGGATCCCCGCCATCAGAATGATAGTAAACTCCAGAAATGTTACCCAGAGCGAGGTAACCCCCCTCGCCTCCAGAAGTGAAGTGATGAGAAGAAGGACGCCTACACCCAGCGCCCATGGGGAGCGGTACAGGATTGGGTTCCTCTTTGAGATGAATCCCACAATGGCGAAAACCGCGAGTATGAAATCCGGTATCCCAGTGATCACGCACTCCATTACAACCACCTTGAGGCCCTCTCATAGACAACCATGGCCGAGTACAGGAGGAGCACCGAGGAAGTGAACATGACCATGAGTGCAGTATAAAAGAGGCAAATACCGTTCTGGGTTAGCTGGTATGGCCTCAACCACGCAAACAAGACCACGAGCCACGATGCTATTCGGAGGTTTCTTTTTTCAAAGTGCGTGAGCATCCTAATCGAGAGAAACCACCATATTGCCATCAGCATTGTTGACTCCAAAAATGCAATGAACACCAGTGACTCCAATTCCGAGGTGTCCCCTGAGTACAGGGGAAAAACGAGGGCTGCCAGGAACACCGCCGCGATCTGGAGGAGAAGCTCTTTTCCAAACCGGAATGCTCTGAACGTTACCAAGGAGAGCACGTAGAGGAGGCCCCCCACCAGAGTACTGGCCTGAAAAACGTAGGCCAGGACCGAGGGAGCGGGAATGGCTCTCCAGAGAACCAGTGAGGCTCCGGCAACGAAAATTCCCGTGACATGAAGTTTGAACACCCGTTTACATCTTTCCACGCAGTTTCCCAGCTTCCCTAGCGCCAGGGAGAGATAACCGAACGCCGCCAGTGTCGTTAATATTATCAGTAGAGAAACTAAAGCTCTCTCATCCAAGGGCCTCACCCACGATAACCTCTCCGTTCTTGAACTCAATTTTGTAGAACTCGCTCACACCGGAGGGTGACTTCTTCACCCTTATTCCTCGGATTATCGTAAACCCTGAAATCCTCTCCGATATTTCGATGACGTGGGTGGCGCTGGCCTCAAAGCCCGCTATCTCCCTTTCCTTGAGGAACCTCTTGTCGAGGATCGCTAGAAGTATGAAGTGACGTTCAAGTGCTATCTCCGTGAGTTGAGCGAAGAACCTCTGAACTACTTCAACTGGATGGGAGAGGAAGAGGGGCTGGAAGAAGAACACACCCACGTAACTCCCCTTTGGAAGACTCCTTATGAGATTCGTGGTTTCGAAGAGATTCTTGGTGCTTATATCTTCACCGAGAACAATGAACTTCGCCTTTGTTATACCTATCTTCTCAGTTAGGAAACGTTTAATCTGGGGCGTTGCAAATATTACAGCACTCTCTTCGTTAGCCTTTAGGGAGTTAAAGAAGATATCAATTCCAAGGTCTCCCACTGTAAGGAGGAGTACTATGCTCCCCGGTTCAATATCCCTGAGGAGCTCGTCGAGCTTTGGGACCTCAAGCTTCATTCCCTTTTCCCTGCCGTCTGGGGTTCATAGCATAGACTCACGGGGGTACACTACTATGCCCTTGTCGGTTATCTTGTACGGTCTTGCCTCCTCGTCAAAGGAGCTTCCCCTGAACTTCCTGATCTTAATGCCCCTGAGGGGCTTTCCATTCTGTTCAACCACCCTCAGCTGTATTACCCCGCTCACGAGGTACTCCTCAATGTCGCATTCGCTGAGTTCGGAGGTGAAGATGACTGTGGCGTCGTAGTTGGCTAGCACCTTTAGAAACGCCATAAATGCCCTCCTGTATTTAAGTTCATCTTTAATAGTGAGCTTGAGCATTGTTATGGGGTCTATGACTATCCTTGAGTAGCTCTCTGTCTTGAGCTCTTCGCTTATCGACCTCGTGAGCTTCTCAAAGCTGACAGCAAAGTCTTCGTAGAGGATGTCGGCGAAGACACTCCTCTTTTCTCCTACGGGCGTCGCATCTATGAGCCTCAGGTTCGGGTTATCCAGCTCAAAGCCGAAGGCTCTCATATCTTCCTTGAGAGAAGGGATAGGCTCTTCTAGGGCGATATACAAGCATTTCTCCCCGTTCCTAACACCTTCCATCAGGAAGTGCATAGCTAGGGTCGTCTTCCCTGCCCCGGGTCCGCCCTCCACTAGGTATGCCCTACCGGGAATGAGGCCGCCGTTGAGCATTTTGTCAAGGCCTTCAACTCCTGTCGAAATTTTTTTCACAGCACTCACCCATCTAGCAGGATAATCCACTATCTAATAAATATTTCTGTTCTATTCCATTCTTGAAGCCGAAGATATTGAGTATAATGTACAGAAATGCAAAAAGGAATCAATAAAAGTGGACAAAAGAGAATTAAGCAGTCACTCGAGCGCGACCTCGTTCTCCCAGAGGCCGTGGATGTTGCAGTAGCTGAGGGCGTAGAGCTTGCCCTTCTTCTGTGTCCTGAAGAAGAAGACCGCCCTTGGCTCGGTGAGCGGGTCGGTGTGGTTGCTGAACTCAACCTTTCCGACAAGTATCGGGAAGGCCCCGTCCTCCGGCTGGAACCAGAGCTGTATCCATGCTATGTGGTGCTCCGGGGTGTTCGGGTGCGGTATCTCCTTTCCAACGCTGACCTCGACCTTGACGAGATCGCCCTCCTTCTCGTACTCTATAACGGGGACGTGCTTCTCCCCCTTCCAGTCTCCACTCTTTATGGTTCCGCTAAGCATCTCCATCACCTCACTCAATTTTTTCAAACATGTCCTTGGGAGCGCCACAGAGCGGGCAGACCCAATCTTCCGGTAGGTCTTCAAACTTGGTTCCCGGGGCGATTCCGCTGTCCTCGTCCCCCTCGTCCTCGTCATATATGTATCCACAAACTATACATTTCCACTTCGCCATTTCCTTTCACCATCCTAACGTTGTTATTTTCCCCTTATAAGGTTTGTGCATCAAACCTGTGAAATGGAAAATCGAAAGATTCATTCAAACACCACGAACTTATCTCCTGGGGTGCCACAGACGGGGCAGTACTCCGGGACGTCGTCCACAGTCGTGTATCCGCAGACCGGGCAGATGTAGACTTTCTTTATCTCGATGTCCTCTCCATTTTCGGCCTTCTCTTTGGCCTTTTTGTAGAGCTCCGCGTGTATCTTCTCGGCCTCAAGGGCATAGCGGGTTGTTCTCACGGCCTCCTTCTCCTCCTGGAACTCGGCGGAGTTCTTGTAGACGGGGTACATCTCCTCTACCTCGAAGGTTTCCCCGTTTATTCCCTCCTGGAGGTTCTCCGGCGTTTTTCCGAGCTTGCCAAGGGCTATGAAGTGGTTCTTGGCATGAACGAACTCGGCGTGAGCTATAGCCCTGAAGAGCTTGGCTATGTTTGGATAGCCCTCCCTCTCGGCCTTCTCAGCGAAGATGAGGTACCTCATGTGAGCCATGCTTTCTCCTGCAAAAGCATCTTCCAAAAACTTCCTGGTCATCTCCCTTTTCACTACCATTCCTAGCACCTGGAAAATTATCGATTTTATTTGTTCGGTGATGTATAAAAATGTTTCCTGAACCTAAGGTTTGGTCTTTCTGTCCCCTACAAGTCTGTATTTCACCGGGTAGCGGCCGTGCTCAAACTCGTCCTCCTCCGCTTCCAGAACCTCCACCGGCTCTATTTTTAGCCCGAATTCCATTGCCCCCCATTTGATATCATCAAAGTAATCGTAGAGGCCGCAGGTCGCGCAGAACGAGCCTTCAAATTCCAGGATAACTTCGTCTTCCTCCACTTTCTTTACTCTCGCTTTGGCCTCGCTCCCATGGAGCCTGTTGAATTCTTTAATCACATAATTAAGTTTCTCCATAATTCCCCACCTTAATCGAGGTAGCTAACCCGTCTCTTCATTCTGAGTAATCCACTGTGTTAGGATCGGTTAAAAACTTTTGGTTTCCCACATGTCAGGTTTGATGGATAAACTTATAACGTTCGAAAACAATAAAGATAGTGAGGTGATTGTAATGCTGAGCGAGAGGATGCTCAAGGCACTGAACGAACAGCTCAACAAGGAGCTTTTCTCTGCGTATTTCTATATGGGTATAGAAGCCTACTTCAGGGACATGGGTTTCGACGGCTTCGCCACCTGGATGGAGGCCCAGGCCGAGGAGGAGCTGGGCCACGCCATGAGGTTCTACGACTACATCTTCGATAGGGGCGGAAAGGTCGAGCTTGAGAGGATTGAGAAGCCTAAACAGGAGTTTGAGAGTCCGTTGAAGGCTTTTGAGGCTGTCTACCTCCACGAGGTTGGGGTTACGCAGTCAATCTTCAACCTCGTCGAGCTTGCCCAGGAGGAGAAAGACCACGCTACCTACCAGTTCCTTCAGTGGTTCGTCGAGGAGCAGGTCGAGGAAGAGGCCAGCACGAAGGCGGTAGTTGACAAGCTCAAGATAATCGGCGACCACCCACAGGGCCTCTTCATGCTCGACAGGGAGCTTGGGGCAAGGGCGCCGAAGCTTAGGGCACTGCTCACCCAGAAAGGTGAGTGATTTCCCTTTCTCTTTGATTTTAATTCTTTGATCCGTGGGAATTATTTGGTAAAACTAAAGCCTGTGGTGTTTCTCATGAGGGTGGTCCTCACAGGGGGAACGGGCTTCATTGGGAGCTTTCTGAGGGGAGAACTCCTCAGAAGGGGGCATGAGGTAGTGGTTCCCACGAGGAGGGACATTAACCTTCCCGGCGTTAAAACCGTTAGGGTCAGCGGAGAGCCGGAGGAATACGGGAGGCTCGTTGAAGAGCTTAAGCCAGATGCAGTGATAAACCTCATTGGTGTCCTCGGGGGTGATTATTGGAAGGCCCACGTGGAGATTCCGCTCGAGATAGCGAGGCCTGTTCCTCCTGCAGGTTAATCCAGATGAGCGCCCTCGGTGCCGACGAGAACTCCGAAATTCCCTACTTCAAAACCAAAGCTTTGGGTGAGAAAGAGGCAAGAAAAGTGAAAAGCCATGCTATCATTAGGCCCTCCTTCGTCCTTGGACCGGGCCAGAGGCTCTTCCGCGACGCCTTTAGGTGGAAAGTCTTTCCAAAGCTCAAAACCATAGTCCAGCCGATAGACGTAAGGGACCTGGCGAAAATCATCGCAGACATCCTGGATGTTGATGAGAACTTCAAAGTGAGCCTCTGCTGGGAAAAGGCGGTAGCTCTCGGCGAATTTGTGCAGAGGGTTGCCTCGATGGCAGGAAAACGGGTGCTCCTAATCCCCGCGTCAGAATCCATCCTCCGCCTCGCTGGAAAGTTCAGCCCCGCTGTTTTGATGGCCCTTAATCCGAACACCTGCGAGAGGAACGATGCTCTCTCCTTCCTAAAACCCAGGCCGCTCGAGGAGTCGATACGCTGAACCGCGGAGGGGTTGCGGTGGGGTACGACTTAGCGAGCTACATCTACGAGCCGGTAAACTCTCTCCTTGAAGTTCCTACTGGGATACGAAAGGCAAGAAAAGAGCTGATCAAGAAAGCTCGGGGAAAAGTCATTGAACTGGGGTTGGGAACAGGACTAAATCTACCGCTTTATCCAGAGGACGTTGAAGTCGTTGGAATCGACGTCAGCGGGAAGATGCTTGAGAAGGCCAGAAAGAAGCACTCAAAAGCGAGAGTCTCGCTGATGAAGGCAGATGCGGGAAACCTGCCTTTTCCCGACGGTTCGTTCGACACCGCCGTTTCAACCTTCTTCCTCTGTGTCGTTCCCAGGAAGGGGGAGGGTATCAAGGAACTCCGGAGGGTTCTCAGGCCCGGTGGCTTCCTCTTGGTAATGGAGTGTTCTCCTCCGGATAATCCCATTTTCAGGGCCTTCCTCGGGAGTTTAAGCGCGGTAACGAGCAGATTAACCGGGACGGATTTCAGGGTCAATATTGGAGTGCTTTTGGAGGAGAACGGCTTTTCAGTCGTTGGGGAGCAGAAGCTCGTCAACGGGGCTGTGAGGGTCTTAACGACCCTTTCTGAGAAGGAGCAGAAAAGCTATTCTGGGAAAGAACCAGCGGAGCCTTAACGTTGAAAAACCGGCTCTCTCGAACTCTTTAGAGAGCTCCTTCGGACGGGGGAATCTCCTTATCGACCTCACAAGATACGCGTATGCCTCTTCGTCTCCCGTTACAAGGCCGCCGATGAGGGGGACAACGCTCTTTGTGTAAAACCAGGCGGTTTTTCCAAGGAAGCTCGGATTCCGCGAGAACTCCAGAACTGCAAGCACTCCGCTGGGCTTCAGCACCCTGTAGAGCTCTCCTATGGCTTTTTCTCTATCGGAGAAGTTCCTGACGCCAAAGGCCACGGTTATGAGGTCAAAGCTTTCATCCCTGAAGGGCATATCCTCGGCGAAGCCGTGAACGAGCCTCGCGAAGGGGACTTTTTTCTTGGCAACTTCAAGCATGTTCTCGCTGCAGTCCAGACCGTAGAACTCCGCATCGATGCCTTTCTCGGCGAGCTTCTTCCTTAGACAGCGGAGCATGTCGCCGGTTCCGCATGCGACGTCTAAAACACTAATTTTGTCCTCAGATGGCGAAAGGACTTTCAGGGCTTCCTCGCAGGCCTTCCTCCTCCAGCAGCGGTCGAGGTTGAGGCTTATCAATCTGTTGACCAGGTCATAGCGCTCGGCTATGCTGTTAAAGTGCTCCTTTACCACGCTCCTCCCTCCCGATGGTCTTTTTAACCACCGCCGGCCTTCCCGAGAGGACGTAGACCCTGTCAGCAATTCTAAAGAGCTCCTCCAGCTGGTGAGAAACCACGATGAATGTCTTTCCCCTCTCTCTCAGCTCATCTATGAGTGAAAGAAGTTCCCCGACAGAGTCTGTGTCTAAACCTGTAAAGGGCTCATCGAGAACGGTAACGTCAGCGTCCATCAGAACGGCCCTCAGAATTGCCGCCTTCCTCCTGGTTCCCCCGCTGACCTCCTTTGGATACAGGTTGAGGTAGGGTATTAAGCCAAGCCTCTCGGCAAGTTCCTCAAGTTCCTCCGGCGAGCACCCCTCTCCTTTGAACTTCAGCGGGAGGCAGACGTTGTCCCGTATTCTCTTCCAGGGCAGGAGGTAGTCTTCCTGGTAGGCAACGGCAAGGGTTCCTCCTATGATTATCTCGCCGGAATCAGGCCTCTCAGCCCCCGCTAAAATCTTAACGAGCGTGCTCTTTCCGGTGCCGTTCGGCCCCACTATCCCTATTACCTCACCCTTCCTGACCTCAAGGCTGACCCCACCGAGTATCGGCTCACCGAAGGATTTCTTGAGGTTCTTCACCAGTACCAGCGTCTCACCCACTGCTCAAGCCTCCTCAGGATTAGCTGGTCAAGGGTTATCATGAGCGCTATTAGGAGAAGCGCCCATGCGAAGACCCCGTCTTTAAGTCCCAAATCGTAGGAATAAACAAGCTGGTAGCCTATCCCGCCGGCGGAGCCGAAGGCTTCAGCCACGACGCTTATCCTCAGCGCTATTCCGAGGGCAATCCTGCTCGCCGAGACCATCTCCGGAAGCGTCCCAGGGACGATGAAGTGCCTGTACAGCTGGAGCTTTGAAGGCTTCACTAGGACGACCAGCGGGCAGTATTTGGACAGGAGGTTCTCACTCGAGCTTATTCCCGCTGATAGGAGAGCCGGGAAGGCCGCCATCGCAGTGACAAGGATGGGGGCTATTGGACTCGTAACGCCGAATATCATTATGAAGATTATCGTCCAGACGAGAACTGAAACACTCTGGAGGAAGACGTTTAATGCCGAAAAGAAGGCTTTTAGCTCCTCTGAATACAGCGAGAGAAGTATGGAGAGCCCCACAAGGGCAAAGGCTATGAAAAAGCCCGCCAATGAGTGGTAGAGGGTTAGAAGCGTGGAAACAATAACCAGATTCCAGCCCGCTTTGGGGTAGAACGCTAAAGTTTCTCCTATCCCCGGTACGAGAGTCGGATAGAGCTCTGCGAGCAGTACCCACGAGACCAGTGCAAAAATGGAAAGGTAGAGCCAGCCGCGCTTCATCCTTTAACCCCTGTAGAAGATGTCCAGGTTTGACGGGTTCTCTTTTAGATAGCCGCCGAGGTAAGCCAGCTTCCACTCGGACTTTATCCCCTTTATGAGGTCGTC
This window harbors:
- a CDS encoding mechanosensitive ion channel family protein, whose amino-acid sequence is MADANSTAFGSPLPYVGITPIQVITAVVVLIVGYIVTKLVVASFKRGLKRTKLPALVVEFLGRFLSALLYVAVILLTVRALGIGVGSVVLGLSAVIGMILGFGMQDTLTNLAAGVWIAALRPIDMGEVVEVAGKVGKVNAVGIMSTELMTPDNVLITIPNKLVWGSVITNYTRMPTRRVSVDVGVAYGTDLDRAVKIAMELMENHPKVLKDPAPGVAITGLGDSSINLQLRAWTKTEDFWDVKGYLTKAVYEAYMKEGIEIPFPQMDVHVREMPK
- a CDS encoding ZIP family metal transporter, whose protein sequence is MLEGLIANLSSWLLSISGGSLLMVAVYAGIFVAVMTTLGALLAIFAHRMPDWGVDVSLSFAAGVMIVASFTSLILPAIESTGSFMPAGVGILLGVLLIYIIDRFIPHEHLVKGYEGPKEFKERLHVVWLIVLAVIIHNLPEGMAVGTSLVYNLETGLITAIAIGIQDFPEGTVVSLPLATLQKKRLMPIVMGALSGVAEMVMVILGAFLFTVFHSLLPYGLGMAGGAMLYVTVKEMVPEIYKREENETLVTLGFFLGFYVMLFLDSMLG
- a CDS encoding ferritin family protein produces the protein MVPQELDEGLPLEKMKDFSLEELLGMAVKAEIGARKFYESLAERIDIQELREKIEWLAGEEKKHEELLRKIYANMFPGKEVIFPKEHIGPELQPVARELNGVQDIIDLIRWAMKAEEIAANFYAKLEEMVNTEEKKRLMRYLSDMEWGHYYNLKAEYELLLDWEMYGQMMHVGP
- a CDS encoding iron-sulfur cluster assembly protein, which codes for MGLLGIFKRPEKKPKRGPREDLPPEVKRVVSLLRSVVDPETELNIVDEGLLYGVTVKGSLVQAFFLLARSTPECHFCQALAVNVQRRILRDTIEVLKKEGFKRVELYNEIGLLLEEWGGEDGSAGA
- a CDS encoding ATPase domain-containing protein, which codes for MKKISTGVEGLDKMLNGGLIPGRAYLVEGGPGAGKTTLAMHFLMEGVRNGEKCLYIALEEPIPSLKEDMRAFGFELDNPNLRLIDATPVGEKRSVFADILYEDFAVSFEKLTRSISEELKTESYSRIVIDPITMLKLTIKDELKYRRAFMAFLKVLANYDATVIFTSELSECDIEEYLVSGVIQLRVVEQNGKPLRGIKIRKFRGSSFDEEARPYKITDKGIVVYPRESML
- a CDS encoding class II SORL domain-containing protein, with amino-acid sequence MLSGTIKSGDWKGEKHVPVIEYEKEGDLVKVEVSVGKEIPHPNTPEHHIAWIQLWFQPEDGAFPILVGKVEFSNHTDPLTEPRAVFFFRTQKKGKLYALSYCNIHGLWENEVALE
- the rd gene encoding rubredoxin, encoding MAKWKCIVCGYIYDEDEGDEDSGIAPGTKFEDLPEDWVCPLCGAPKDMFEKIE
- a CDS encoding rubrerythrin family protein; the protein is MVVKREMTRKFLEDAFAGESMAHMRYLIFAEKAEREGYPNIAKLFRAIAHAEFVHAKNHFIALGKLGKTPENLQEGINGETFEVEEMYPVYKNSAEFQEEKEAVRTTRYALEAEKIHAELYKKAKEKAENGEDIEIKKVYICPVCGYTTVDDVPEYCPVCGTPGDKFVVFE
- a CDS encoding ferritin is translated as MLSERMLKALNEQLNKELFSAYFYMGIEAYFRDMGFDGFATWMEAQAEEELGHAMRFYDYIFDRGGKVELERIEKPKQEFESPLKAFEAVYLHEVGVTQSIFNLVELAQEEKDHATYQFLQWFVEEQVEEEASTKAVVDKLKIIGDHPQGLFMLDRELGARAPKLRALLTQKGE
- a CDS encoding NAD-dependent epimerase/dehydratase family protein, with the protein product MRVVLTGGTGFIGSFLRGELLRRGHEVVVPTRRDINLPGVKTVRVSGEPEEYGRLVEELKPDAVINLIGVLGGDYWKAHVEIPLEIARPVPPAG
- a CDS encoding methyltransferase domain-containing protein; protein product: MGYDLASYIYEPVNSLLEVPTGIRKARKELIKKARGKVIELGLGTGLNLPLYPEDVEVVGIDVSGKMLEKARKKHSKARVSLMKADAGNLPFPDGSFDTAVSTFFLCVVPRKGEGIKELRRVLRPGGFLLVMECSPPDNPIFRAFLGSLSAVTSRLTGTDFRVNIGVLLEENGFSVVGEQKLVNGAVRVLTTLSEKEQKSYSGKEPAEP
- the ubiE gene encoding bifunctional demethylmenaquinone methyltransferase/2-methoxy-6-polyprenyl-1,4-benzoquinol methylase UbiE, which gives rise to MVKEHFNSIAERYDLVNRLISLNLDRCWRRKACEEALKVLSPSEDKISVLDVACGTGDMLRCLRKKLAEKGIDAEFYGLDCSENMLEVAKKKVPFARLVHGFAEDMPFRDESFDLITVAFGVRNFSDREKAIGELYRVLKPSGVLAVLEFSRNPSFLGKTAWFYTKSVVPLIGGLVTGDEEAYAYLVRSIRRFPRPKELSKEFERAGFSTLRLRWFFPRIAFLLLLRKGR
- a CDS encoding ATP-binding cassette domain-containing protein codes for the protein MGETLVLVKNLKKSFGEPILGGVSLEVRKGEVIGIVGPNGTGKSTLVKILAGAERPDSGEIIIGGTLAVAYQEDYLLPWKRIRDNVCLPLKFKGEGCSPEELEELAERLGLIPYLNLYPKEVSGGTRRKAAILRAVLMDADVTVLDEPFTGLDTDSVGELLSLIDELRERGKTFIVVSHQLEELFRIADRVYVLSGRPAVVKKTIGREERGKGAL
- a CDS encoding ABC transporter permease, which produces MKRGWLYLSIFALVSWVLLAELYPTLVPGIGETLAFYPKAGWNLVIVSTLLTLYHSLAGFFIAFALVGLSILLSLYSEELKAFFSALNVFLQSVSVLVWTIIFIMIFGVTSPIAPILVTAMAAFPALLSAGISSSENLLSKYCPLVVLVKPSKLQLYRHFIVPGTLPEMVSASRIALGIALRISVVAEAFGSAGGIGYQLVYSYDLGLKDGVFAWALLLIALMITLDQLILRRLEQWVRRWYW